The Leptospira paudalimensis region TTAAAGTTGGGGATAAAATTGAGTCTGGTCCAAACGCAGAGATTAAACTTGGAAATACACTTCCATTGGATAAAATCCCTGCAGGAACAAACGTTCACAACATCGAACTCCATATTGGAAAAGGTGGTCAGATTGCAAGAACAGCAGGTTCCTTCGCTGTGATCTCTGCAAAAGACGGTGACTACGTTTCACTCAAACTTCCTTCTTCGGAAATCCGAAAGGTACGTAAAGAGTGTTTGGCGACTGTTGGAGAACTTTCCAACAAAGACCACAACTTAGTGATCATAGGAAAAGCCGGTCGTAACCGTTGGTTAGGAAAAAGACCGAAGGTAAGAGGGGTCGTTATGAACCCTGTGGACCACCCACTCGGTGGTGGTGAAGGTAGAACTTCCGGAGGTCGTCACCCAGTGACTCCTTGGGGTAAACCTACGAAAGGATTTAAAACACGTAAGACTAGACCGTCTGATCGTTTTATTGTCCAAAGACGTAAGAAAAACAGGAATAGGTAGGATCTAGATACTCATGGCTAGAAGCTTAAAAAAAGGTCCGTTCATCGACGACCACCTCATGAAAAAAATCACCAAGTTAAACTCTGAAGGGAAAAAAACTCCCTTCAAGTCTTGGTCCAGAAGAAGTACCATTTATCCAGATATGATTGGTCATACAGTCATGATTCATAATGGCAAAGCGTTTGTTCCTGTTTATGTGAATGAAAACATGATTGGACACAAACTCGGTGAATTTGCTCCCACTAGAACCTTCAAAGGTCATGGTGGAGACAAAAAAGTAGCGAAGAAATAGGTAGAGTGATGGAAGCAAAAGCAGTAGGAAAACACCTCAGAATTTCTGCCAGAAAAGCTCGCCTGGTTGCTGATGAAGTTCGTGGATACGATTACAAAGAAGCGATAGATATCTTGCGATTTACAAACAAATCTGCAAGTTCAATGATCATTAACCTTCTCAACTCTGCAGTGGCAAATGCCATTCAGATGAATGAAAGTTTAGATCCTAGCTCACTTTATGTTAAAAAAATCTATGTGGATGACGGCCCAATCATGAAACGTTTCCGCCCAAGAGCACGAGGTCGTGCGTCTCGGATCCGTAAACGCCTAAGCCACATCACTGTTGTTGTATCTGAAATCGAAAAGAAGGTTAGCTAATTTATGGGTCAGAAAGTAAATCCAATCGGACTACGAATCGGAATCACACGTAACTGGGATTCGGTTTGGTTTTCCAAACAAGATTACATCAAAAATCTTCACGAAGATATCAAGATCCGTAGATTCCTTCAGAAGAAATTCAAAAACGCATCCGTTGTGAAAATCGTGATCGAAAGATTCCCTGAAAAAATCAACGTGAACCTCCATACTTCTAAACCAGGTATGGTGATTGGTCAAAAAGGCCAAAACATCGAAGCGGTAAAACAAGAGCTAAAAAAATACGCTGATAAACCGATTGGGATGAACATCATCGAAGTGAAAAAACCAGAGATCATCGCACAAGCGATTGCTGAAACGGTTGCCCTTCAAATCGAACAAAGGATGCCTTTCCGTCGCGTCATGAAAGCGGAGCTTCGTCGTGCGATGCGCGGTGGAGTGGAAGGTGTGAAAATCCAAATCTCTGGACGTCTCAATGGGGCGGATATGGCAAGAACTGAAAAGTATATGGAAGGACGAGTTCCTCTTCATACTCTTCGTGCCAAAATTGATTTTGGATTCAAAGAAGCTCTCACGACTTTCGGACAAATCGGTGTGAAAGTATGGACTTATACAGGTGATTATTTCCCAACGAAGGAAGAATCCGATGAAGATAAATACGCTGTAAAACGTAGAACGAGTTAAGAAGTACTAAAGAGAAACCATCATGTTAGCACCTAAACGAGTAAAATTTAGAAAACGCCAAAGAGGGCGCTTAAAAGGTAAGGACGAAAGAGGTTCTTACGTTGCGTTCGGTGAGTTTGGTTTAAAAGCCATCTCTTCCGGTCGTATCACTGCGCGACAAATTGAGGCAGCAAGGATCACTATCAACCGCCAAGTCAAACGAGGTGGGAAATTATGGATCAGGATCTTCCCTCATTTACCAATCACTAAAAAACCTGCCGAAACTCGTATGGGTAAAGGTAAAGGTAACCCTGAGTTCTGGATTGCTGAAATCCGACCAGGACGAGTTCTTTTTGAAATGGCTGGTGTAGATGAAGATACAGCTAGAAAAGCACTCCACCTAGCAGCATTTAAACTGCCAGTTGAAACTTCATTTGTTAAGAGGAACGTTCTATGAAAGACGATTTCAAATCACTTTCTCCAGAAGATTTGAAGAAAGAAATTCTTTCCTCTTCCGAAGAAGTCAGAAAAGCAAGATTCCAATTTGGTGTTACAAGATCTCTTGAAAACCCGAAAGTAATCCGCAATCATAAGAAGAGAATTGCCCAAGCGTTAACTGTGCTTCGTGAGAAGGAACTAGCTGCAAAAGGCAAACTCAAACAAATCGCACCGAAAGCTGGTTCGGCTCCAAAAGTCGCTAAAACAAGCAAAGGTAAGAAGAAGTAGGTTATGGAAGATAAAAACTCTAAAAAATCTTTAACCATTCAAGGTGTAGTTGTGAGTGATGCTATGGATAAAACTGTAGTGATCGAAATCATCACTAGAAAAGTGCACCCACGGTTTAAGAAAATTATGACCAGAACTTCTCGTGTGAAAATTCACGATGAGAAGAACGAGTGTCAAGTTGGTGATCGAGTCATCGCTGTGGAAACAAGACCACTTTCTAAACAGAAACACCATAAACTTGTAAAGGTAATTGAGAAGGCGAAATTAGTATGATCCAACAAGAAACTATTTTACAAGTAGCCGATAACTCGGGTGTGAAAAAAGTCATGTGCGTTAAAGTGCTTGGCGGTTCCAAAAAACGCTACGCAACGCTTGGTGACGAAATCATCGTCGCTGTGAAAGAAGCACAACCTGCATACGGACTTCGTGACGGGCAAGGAAAAAAAGTGCATAACAAAGCGGTTCAAAGAGCCGTTGTCGTAAGAACGAAAAAAGAAGTTCGTCGTCCAGATGGAACTTACATCCGTTTTGATGACAATGCGGTTGCCATTATCGATGATAAAGGGAATCCAAAAGGAACAAGGATCTTCGGACCTGTTGCTCGCGAACTACGTGATAAAAAATACATGAAAATTATATCTCTAGCTCCGGAGGTTCTCTAAAATGGCGACTAAGTTAGCATATAGAGGTTCCGAGCCTACTAAATTCAAAAAAACAAAAATCAAAAAGGACGACGAAGTTCTTGTGATTTCTGGAAAAGAAAAAGGAAAAAAAGGGAAGGTTCTTGCTGTTGATAAACGCAAAGACCGTGTTTACATCGAAGGTGTGAACAAAAGAAAAAGATTCGTTCGCCCAACCCAAGAAAACCCTGGTGGTGGTGCGATTGAGATCGAATTCCCAATCCATATTTCCAATGTGATGTTTCAC contains the following coding sequences:
- the rplB gene encoding 50S ribosomal protein L2; this encodes MGIRKLKPTTQSSRYYSVLDFKEITEVVPYKPLTANFSYKAGRDNKGRIAVRRKGGRNKRKFRIIDFKRNKFGIPATVKTIEYDPNRSAFIALVCYADGEYRYILAPNGLKVGDKIESGPNAEIKLGNTLPLDKIPAGTNVHNIELHIGKGGQIARTAGSFAVISAKDGDYVSLKLPSSEIRKVRKECLATVGELSNKDHNLVIIGKAGRNRWLGKRPKVRGVVMNPVDHPLGGGEGRTSGGRHPVTPWGKPTKGFKTRKTRPSDRFIVQRRKKNRNR
- the rplV gene encoding 50S ribosomal protein L22; this translates as MEAKAVGKHLRISARKARLVADEVRGYDYKEAIDILRFTNKSASSMIINLLNSAVANAIQMNESLDPSSLYVKKIYVDDGPIMKRFRPRARGRASRIRKRLSHITVVVSEIEKKVS
- the rpmC gene encoding 50S ribosomal protein L29 codes for the protein MKDDFKSLSPEDLKKEILSSSEEVRKARFQFGVTRSLENPKVIRNHKKRIAQALTVLREKELAAKGKLKQIAPKAGSAPKVAKTSKGKKK
- the rplN gene encoding 50S ribosomal protein L14; protein product: MIQQETILQVADNSGVKKVMCVKVLGGSKKRYATLGDEIIVAVKEAQPAYGLRDGQGKKVHNKAVQRAVVVRTKKEVRRPDGTYIRFDDNAVAIIDDKGNPKGTRIFGPVARELRDKKYMKIISLAPEVL
- the rpsQ gene encoding 30S ribosomal protein S17; amino-acid sequence: MEDKNSKKSLTIQGVVVSDAMDKTVVIEIITRKVHPRFKKIMTRTSRVKIHDEKNECQVGDRVIAVETRPLSKQKHHKLVKVIEKAKLV
- the rpsS gene encoding 30S ribosomal protein S19 → MARSLKKGPFIDDHLMKKITKLNSEGKKTPFKSWSRRSTIYPDMIGHTVMIHNGKAFVPVYVNENMIGHKLGEFAPTRTFKGHGGDKKVAKK
- the rpsC gene encoding 30S ribosomal protein S3, which codes for MGQKVNPIGLRIGITRNWDSVWFSKQDYIKNLHEDIKIRRFLQKKFKNASVVKIVIERFPEKINVNLHTSKPGMVIGQKGQNIEAVKQELKKYADKPIGMNIIEVKKPEIIAQAIAETVALQIEQRMPFRRVMKAELRRAMRGGVEGVKIQISGRLNGADMARTEKYMEGRVPLHTLRAKIDFGFKEALTTFGQIGVKVWTYTGDYFPTKEESDEDKYAVKRRTS
- the rplP gene encoding 50S ribosomal protein L16: MLAPKRVKFRKRQRGRLKGKDERGSYVAFGEFGLKAISSGRITARQIEAARITINRQVKRGGKLWIRIFPHLPITKKPAETRMGKGKGNPEFWIAEIRPGRVLFEMAGVDEDTARKALHLAAFKLPVETSFVKRNVL
- the rplX gene encoding 50S ribosomal protein L24, yielding MATKLAYRGSEPTKFKKTKIKKDDEVLVISGKEKGKKGKVLAVDKRKDRVYIEGVNKRKRFVRPTQENPGGGAIEIEFPIHISNVMFHDAKAENKAKPKKKIKAVRLGFAKKDGKSVRVTRPEGKEV